CATAGCATCACTTCAGGAGCTCTGTACCACCTCGTAGCCACATACTCAGTCATAAACCCATTCCCGCCGTTGGGGCCCGAATCAGGTGGGGGCATCGCTGCAGATCGTGCCAGACCGAAATCGCATATCTGGTATATGGTGACGAGATTAGCTCGTGGTAACTCAGAAGAACGCCTTTGGTACACAATATCACGAAAGAAGGTGTACAATGAGGGATGTAATCAGACgaaagtcaactcacctttagATCACAGTTCGCATTCAGCAGCAGATTGGAAGGCTTCAAATCTCTATGAAGTACATTGGCTGAATGAAGGGCTTTAAGGCCCCGGATCGTCTATACCATAACCAGATAAGCATACATCATACAGAATATAAGCCTGTTTGTTCGGACCACTCGAGATGGagtgactcacctgatataTGAAATATTGACAATGATCATCCGACAACTCTTGCGTCCTAATCACTCGGTGTCTACAATATCACTCGACTGATCAGCTACTTCCAACGTCCAAGGGAAGAGTATAAGCTAGCTTACAGATCAGTCTCCATCAATTCCTGATCCATTCCAATTTCGAGCAGACAGTGAACCTCGTCAGCTATTGTGTCCTCCAGCTGGGAGGGAATCAGGAAGATTAGTTCGAACCCACCTGAACCAAATACACCTCATTGAAATGATCATAACTTGGCGGAGCGATTATATCGAGAATGGCAATGATGTTCTCGTGTCTACGTGGTTCCAGTCGCAAAACTCATGTAAGCTCAAGTGATCCTTTAAAGGTATTTACGATTTGGGCGTGTGAGATGCCCCCAATTGTCTACCTCCCTTCTTGAGGCTCTAAGGCATTCCACACGAAATAGGACCGGTCCTCGTCCCTTACGAGACATTTAGGAATGGAGACGAAGTATGGGTTAAGTAAGACCCACCTGAAATGCCTCAACAGCTTGATCTCCCTCAGTGTCCTCTGACAAAACATGGCATGATCGAACGGCGTTATCCTCTTGATGGCTACTTTGGTGCCCGAGGCGATGTGCGTAGCGGCGCTGCGTGTGGGCGGGTGGGGTGTGTGTGCCGGTAAAGCATAGAGTCGGAGTTGCATAGGCGATACGGTGATATAGGAAGGGGTGGGGATAGTCACGTCAGCTAAGTGAAGGTAGATCGTTGATATGCGTATACGAAAACCAACTCACACTACCACACCATAAGCTCCCTCTCCAATCACTTCAAGTACCTGATAATGCTCAGAGACATTGAACGGGATTGACGATTGATCCACTGTCATGttggttggtggtggtggggtgtggtggtgggttgtagttggtggtggtgggtaaGTCGGCGGGTGGGAGGGTGATAGAGGAGTGAGTCGTAatgtgagaaggaggagtaATGCGGTGGAGGTGTGGTGtgatgatatcgatcaagttgaagataTATCGCTGACGGTAAAACCAGTCAAGATGATATAGACGATGCGATAGGTAGTGAATGGTCGATGCGTGTAGTAAAAGGTAAAGTGGAGTTTACTGAATTGTGAATTGATAGGAACGAGGTGTATACCTATCTATATCTTGTGTAGGTGTGAGAGTGAGATAGAGGGGTACAGTCCAGCTGTATGGTCCTACTGTCTGTGCTCTTATTGTTCTTTCCACTCGTACTGCTGAATCCCTTGATAGACAATAAGCTGATTTGGTGGTTGATTCGTTATTTCGTTatactttcttcttcttcttctctttcgtGATActatgtatatgtatgtatgcagATGTGTGAATACCCTCTAATCCAATTCTGAAACGTCTTTCTTCAAACTCAAATTCAAAGAACAATAAGCTCACTCATTCACCTTGACATCGCAGCAGATCACCAATTCACGTGGGAATGACGTAAGACACTTATACCTTGACGCGTCTTATATGAGTGACTCGTTTAAATACTTGTCTCACACAACATGGGACGAAGTTGGATTGAATCGAATGGTGTTGTAGCACGATGATAAGATAGACATGGAAGTTAGATGTCATATCGCATTTACAAGACACGTACATGAGCATCACAAGATATCTATAGGATAATATATAATATAGCATATAATTCACAACCCAAGCAACCAAAAGAAACATCTCGCTACAAGCATTATTCAACTGGTATATCATTATTcaagaaatcatcaatcGTCCCATCCCTGTCCCATCCCCTAATCCAATCATATGTCTACTTATCCCTCATACCGTATAATCTGATATACCAACTAGAGCTTGAACAAAAAACCCAGCTACCATCCAAagcacatcagctcacatccctgcatcgaaagaagagaaaggagaaggtaGATAGGGCAAAACCCAAAagaaaactcacatcctcaaccgTCAATTTACCCAACGCCGCATCAGGGTCCTTATTAAGTGCAGCCTCAGTCATGGCCAACTTCTTATGTTGTAATTGTACAATCTGATCTTCGATACTATCTTCGATCACCAACTTCACCACTTTTACGGGTCTCTTCTGACCTAATCGGTGGATACGATCCATTGCTTGATATTCTACTGATGGGTTCCACTATTACACAGTTCTATCAGCTCAGCCCCAGTCCGCATAGTATTATATCAGACGCTGAACGATGGAAGCCACACTCACCCAACTGTCCATCATGAATACCATACTTGCTTCGGTCAAGTTCAGAGCCACACCACCAGCTTTCAACGAGATGAGGAATACCGTGACGTGAGTGTTATTCACTACAGTGTATCTGTATCAGCTTCAACACTCTGAATGACCACGATCGGCTACTCACTGAAATGCTGGATCGTCGCATCTCGTTGTTGAGGTGTCATACCACCTTCAAGTCGGCATATCTACATTAATCACAGACCATCCGTTAGCTTTAGTCATCCGCGCCTGACGAGTCAAGAACATGGGATACTACTCACATTGAAACCAGCTCGCTGAAGTCTAAAAGCTATCAAATCAAGGAAAGAGACAAATTGGGAGCTACAGCGTATCTTGTCATCAGCTTGCGGCCCATCAGAAATCTGGAGCAAGAAGCCGAGGGCCCAGACTCACAAAACAAGTGATTTGATCGTACAATCCTTATTCCTTAATTTCTCCAATTCCTCAACCAACGCTTCGAGCTTGGAGGACGATCTCCAATTCTAGAAATATCAAACCCAAGGATCAGCTCGCCGTCGCGACCGACGTGcgagatggggagggggaggaagtgTGGGAATTAACTAACCTGTAGATCCAATCTACTCAATATACCTTGTCTAGCCTTCTTATTGTTATCCTCCAAATCCAGCGCCTCAGCTTCGAGGTCAATGGAAATTTCGATATGGCAGACTGGGCATTCGGGCTGCAAATATGATTCAATTAATGCGCTACTCAGTCCCATTGGAACCCATTTCAGCTCACTTTGTGTCCTCTAGCCTGTTTCACTTCGAGATACTGCCTGATACATTCCCTATCAAATACATGATGACATTGGGACATGATTGCGTCCTCGGCCTGCATACCATCATGAGGTCAGCTGTAAATTCTTGTCTCTTCTCGGTGAAAGAGAGCTCACCGTATCATTACACAATCTACAGACCGTCCCTTCAGGTGCATCAGTAACCAATGCACTGGTTTTACCTCGAAGTACCAAATCAGGATGACAGGCCATCTGTCGCACTGTGGTGATACCAATATCAGCATGGCTCCATGGCTACATGATGTCAAATGAGGGATAGCCGACTCACTTCTAGTGATCAAAGAGAAGATATTCGAATAATCTAAGCATCACGTCCAACATTAGCTAAGGTACAACCAGGACTCGTGGGCTGGAGGAAGCTAACGTACTATTCAAAACAGTACCTTGTCCCACATAAGTCGAAAACTGTCTCTTGGCAGTAGTGAACAGCGACATATAAAGCTCCTTCTCCGCAGGACTGAAGAAATCCCTCCTGACAACAATCGTTCGAGGGGGTAATCCGAGATCATCCGCTCTTTCCAATTTGGttcttctcaacatcattCGATCCAAGAggatcttcaacttcttgaATGCCGTATGACCCGGtccaccttcttcgataCCGTATCGCGCGATAGGTGTGAGGATTTCGGTGTTCTGTCATAACACCAGATCAGCTATCTCACCGTGGGTGACTTGCTAGCTGAAAAAGAGATGGTTGACTTACCCAGAAACAAACGTGCGCCATGGGTGTATGACCACACTGATCACAAGTTCTCTTATCTTTGAATTGCCAGTGGAGGGATTTACAATCGCATTTCTTACAGAAGTAGTGACTAGACGAATGCAACAATCAGCTGCACACTCAGGACCAGACCCAACAATGTAGCTTACCTGAAAGGATCGGCACCTAGGAATCTGACTAGAGAATACAGCTCTCCTACTCGATTTTGCAAGGGTGTACCGGATAGGCACCACTTATAGGTAGCATGCAAGGCGAAAGCAGCTTTGGCTGCATTTGTACTTCTTTCTTTGATGTTGTGAGCTTCATCTAGGATTACTCTAATGATTCCGATTGACATGATGAGCTAATTCTAGTATCATTGACTTGACcaaatcgactcacctgtacCATTCAAACTCATGCATGGGCGATTTTTCCTTGATAAAGTTATTACCCCTCTTGAATCCTCTTTGTTGTCTTCTGAAAGCAGCTTCAAGCGTACCATACGAGGAAAGCACCTAAGAAGCAATCAACGTGAGTTATTGTGCCcctaagaagaaggacggCGGATGTTAACTCACCACATCGTATTTCTTGAGCTCGGCAGCCTTCATCCTCTGTTGACCATGCCACAGACAGACCGTAAATCCTTCAGCATGGGTTTCGATCTCATGCTTCCATTGCATGAGCGCAACTACAGGTGCGACTACCAACGATGGTTTCCGTCGGGGTTCTGAGAGAAGTAACGCGATAGTTTGAATACTGCATGATTGAGGGTATGATGAGCGGTATTCTGCAACTCACGGCAATTCGTACTCAAGCAGATGTTGACTTACGTTTTgcccatacccatctcatcagccAGCATACCACCTTTCCAAGGtccctcctcctgcttcttcatccagtACAGACTTTCTTTCTGGAAGGGTAAAAGTGTTAACTTGAGAGACTTGTGGGCCTCCATAGTGACGGGCTTGACAGGTTCGACGTTCGCTTGAAGGTCTCCCCAtacatcttcaagctcaggGTGGTTCTGTCCGTGTGACCGCAAATCAGCCATGAATCTCCCGCGAAGCGCAGACGGCCAAGCAGAATAAGTTATGTGACAGTGGGAAGAGAACACCAACATACCATACTCAACGCCACCAAATTCTTCTCACCATTAGTCAACTTCCTCCCCAATTTCTTactcaactccctctccttcttcttcctagGCGCCGCATCCGCATCggccttcctcctctccgacCTAGCCTTATCCCTCATCTTTTTGAtactcatctttctcatctcatcgGGGTCTAGCCCTTCACCCTCCGATCCCAACTCATCAGCCAATTCTTCATATGTCTTTCCATCAGCCAGGGATCGTCCTTTTCCTGCAAATCTaccctttttcttcttcgattGCAGGGCCAAGGAATCATCCGAGTCATATTCAGATTCACTCATGTCGTCTTCAGAGTCGGTAATTTGCGCTTCGTCCGCTGAGATATCGGATAGTACTGTGGATAAACCTGAATCATCGTCTGATAAAGGTGTGATATCCGTCGCGGCGTTGGATCCAACTGAACGGGGAGTAATGTCTCCTGCGGAGGTATTGCCTCGAGTTGAGGGAGTGCTCTTGCCATTCTTTGTCAATCGCTCTGCAATgccaagatatcatcagtTACGCCGCTCTTCGGACCGTAAGCCATAtagaagaaagacaaaacTCACTCTCAGCAGCTTTAGCCACAGCAGCTCTCAACGCAGTCTGATTCCCCGTTGATTTCCTAGCACCCTTCGTGGGCGTAGCAGTCCCACTAGAAGGATTAGACCTAGACCTGGTAGATGTCTTTGATTTCTGGGTAGAAGCTTTGATAGCTCGTTTGAGCtgattctc
The sequence above is a segment of the Kwoniella bestiolae CBS 10118 chromosome 8, complete sequence genome. Coding sequences within it:
- a CDS encoding mitogen-activated protein kinase CPK1 — encoded protein: MTVDQSSIPFNVSEHYQVLEVIGEGAYGVVVAATHIASGTKVAIKRITPFDHAMFCQRTLREIKLLRHFRHENIIAILDIIAPPSYDHFNEVYLVQELMETDLHRVIRTQELSDDHCQYFIYQTIRGLKALHSANVLHRDLKPSNLLLNANCDLKICDFGLARSAAMPPPDSGPNGGNGFMTEYVATRWYRAPEVMLSFQEYTKAIDIWSVGCILAEMINGKPLFPGRDYHHQLSLILDVLGTPTMDDFNEITSPRSKDYLRALEFTRRQDFGVVCPKASPKALDLLKKCLTFSPRKRITVEEALEHPYLEPYHDPNDEPGAEPLKPDFFNFENRQDQLGREMLKRLIYAEIQKPIHDDQE